Proteins from a single region of Rhinatrema bivittatum chromosome 13, aRhiBiv1.1, whole genome shotgun sequence:
- the LOC115075261 gene encoding olfactory receptor 1020-like has product MEGTNQTSITEIILFGFSDFSRLQHLLFAVFSAMYVFTLLGNIGIIVLIRIDPQLQKPMYLFLGNLSFVDACYSSTVTPKALVNLLVDQKVISLIDCATQFYFIAMLAAAECFLLAVMAYDRYVAICNPLLYTAVMTKRVCIQLVANVYVISLVYSLIQTGNIFSMFFCGPNEINHFYCDAPPLLKLACSDTFFNEIMLSTFASIVTTLNVLAICVSYIYIISAILKIRSATGRHKAFSTCASHFTTVLLFFGTLIFMYVFPSSHYSLNKNRVVSVIYTMIIPMVNPLIYSLRNNDVKQALKKVLEKKRLSHVKHFLP; this is encoded by the coding sequence ATGGAAGGCACAAACCAAACCTCTATCACTGAAATCATCCTGTTTGGCTTCTCTGACTTTTCCAGGCTTCAACATTTACTCTTTGCCGTGTTTTCAGCCATGTATGTTTTTACTCTTCTTGGAAACATTGGCATCATTGTGTTAATTAGGATTGATCCTCAACTTCAGAAACCCATGTACTTATTTCTCGGTAACTTATCGTTTGTAGATGCATGTTATTCCTCAACTGTAACCCCAAAGGCATTGGTCAATCTTCTAGTGGACCAAAAAGTAATCTCCCTGATTGACTGTGCCACTCAGTTTTACTTTATTGCTATGCTGGCAGCTGCAGAGTGTTTCCTGCTGGCGGTGATGGCCTATGATCGTTATGTGGCGATATGTAACCCCTTACTCTATACTGCTGTTATGACTAAGAGAGTTTGCATACAGCTAGTGGCAAATGTATATGTAATTAGCTTGGTATATTCATTAATACAAACCGGTAATATTTTCTCTATGTTTTTCTGTGGTCCCAATGAGATCAATCATTTCTATTGTGATGCTCCCCCACTCTTGAAGCTCGCTTGTTCTGACACTTTCTTCAATGAGATTATGCTGTCTACTTTTGCTTCAATTGTTACTACTTTAAATGTTTTAGCAATATGTGTCTCTTACATTTATATTATTTCTGCTATCTTGAAAATTCGTTCGGCAACAGGAAGACACAAAGCCTTTTCCACCTGTGCCTCTCACTTCACCACAGTGCTTTTATTCTTTGGGACTCTTATCTTCATGTATGTATTTCCCAGTTCCCATTATTCACTGAACAAAAATCGTGTGGTTTCTGTTATTTACACCATGATAATCCCTATGGTAAATCCTTTGATTTACAGCCTTAGAAACAATGATGTTAAACAAGCACTTAAAAAGGTCCTGGAGAAAAAAAGGCTTTCTCATGTAAAGCATTTCCTACCATGA